The genomic window CGAGGCGGCCCGGCCCGAACGTGCCCGCATCTGGCTGTACCTGGCGAGCGTGCATGCGCTGTACGGCGACCCGGCCACCACACAGGTGGCCGAGGCGCTGCGCCAGGCGCGCACCCTGGACGCCGGGGTGAGAACGGCCCCCCTGTATCTGGCCCTCAGCGCCGAACTCGATGCCCGCACCCGTGGGCCAGACGCCGCCCTGCCCGGCCCGGAGGTGCGGGAAGCCGCCGACCCGGTGGCGCGCTTTCATGCGGTGTGTGCCCTGGCCCTGGCCGAGCAGCCTCAGGGGGCCCTGGACCTGCATCTGGCGAGCAGCGAACTGCCCATCCACCTGCGCTGGCGTCTGCGGTCGTGGCAGGCCGATGCCCAGGAGGGACTGGGCCATACCGTGGACGCCATTCACCTGTATGGCGAGGCGGCCCATCTGGCCGGCGGCATGGACCGCGCGGTGATGTTGCAGGAACAGGCCGCCCTGCTGCTGCAAAACGGCCAGCCTGCCGAGGCCAAGGGCGCGCTGGACAGTGCCCGGTTGCTGTACGGCTCCCCGGCGGGCGCACAGCCCGACGATGAAGGGCTGAATCTGGCGACCTGGCACTACCTGCGGGCCCAGGCGCTGCTGCATCTGGAGCAGCCCGAGGCCGCCTTCGAGATGATTCGTGAGGCGGGCCGTCTGGAACAGCAGCACGGAGACCCGAGCTACGGCGTGGCGCTGGTCCGGGGGCAGGTGCTGAGCCATCTGGGCCGTCCCGAGGAGGCCATCGCTGCCTTCGAGGCCGCGCTGGCCCTGGCCGAGGAAGGCGACCGCCCGTATGCCCACCACGAGCTGGGCGTGGTCCTGCTGGACCTGGACCGCCCGCTGGAAGCCCGCGAGCGGCTGGAAGCGGCCCTGAGCATCCCCGATTATCCGTACCAGCCCGAGGTTCTGGCCGACATTGCCGAGTGCGACTACCGTCTGGGACGCATGCCCGAGGCGCAGATGGCCGCCGAGCAGGCGCTGGCGCAGGGCGCGGTGGTGCCGGCCAGCCTGGTGCTGGGCAGCGTGGCCCTGGATTACTTTCAGCTGGACGACGCCCTGGAGCATTACGAACGCGTGATCCGTGAGGCCGCCCCGGACAGCCGCGACTGGATCACTGGACACCAGATGGCCGCCGACGTGATGGCGCAGCAGGGTTTTCCCGATCCGGCGGCGGCCTATGCCCACGCCCAGCAGGCCCTGAAGCATACCCCCGAGAGCGACGACTGGTTCGTGACCCTGCGCGACCACCTGGGCAAGGCGCAGGCCCTGATGGGCCAGCAGGACGGACGCATGCTGAACTGAGCGAACCGCCGGTATACATGACGGGCCGGCGCATAAGGCCGGCCCGTTCGCGTGTTGGGCCGTCGCTCAGCGTGCGGACGGTGCCAGGGCCTCGCCCAGCACCTGCGCGACCCGGCCCGGCTCGGCCTTGCCGCGGGTCGCGCGCATCACCTGACCGGTGAAGAAGCCCAGCAGGGCGGTCTTGCCGTCCCGGTAGGCCTGCACCTCGGCCGGATGCCGCTCCAGCACCTCGCGGACGGTGCGGGTCAGCTCAGTGTCGTCCAGCCCCGCGGCCAGCCCCTCACGCTCGATGATGGCGGCGGGGGCTTCGCCAGAGGCGACGGCGCGGGCCAGGGCGTCGCGGGCCACGCGGGAGGTCACGGTGCCCGAGGCGAGCAACTGTGCCAGTGGGGCCAGGTCGGCGGCCAGCACCCGGGCCGTGCCTGCCCGCAGCGCGGCCGCCAGGTCATTGACCGTCCACGAGGCCGCCTGCGCGAAGGTCTCGCCGGGCTGGGCGCCGTCCAGAAAGGCCAGCAGCGCCGGGTCGCGCGCCACCGTCCGCGCGTCGGCCTCGGCCGCGCCCCGTGCGGTCAGCCGCGCCATGTCCGCTTCCTGTTCGGGCGTCAGGGCAGGCTGGGTGCTGGGGGCAGCTTCTGCCCCGGCCTTCGGCCTGGGGTCCGCGGCGCGGGGGCGGCGTTCCTCGGCCTTCGGGGCTTTCTGGCCGCCCCCCGCCCAGGCATCTTTCAGGGTGATGATCCGGCCGAACACCAAGGCATCCTCGCGGCTGTCCACAGGGTCGCGCCAGAAGTAGCCCTGCCGCTCGAACTGGTAGCGGGTCTCGGGCGGGTCATGGGCCACGCTCGCCTCCACATAGCCGCGCGTGACGCGCAGGCTGTCGGGGTTGAGGTGGCGCAGGAAGCCGGTGTCGGGCGGGCCGCTGTCATGGCCCGGTTGCTCGGGATCAAAGTCGGGGGTGGGGGAGTCGCCCTGTTCACCGTCTGGATTGGAAACACGGAACAGGCGGTCGTACAGCCGGAATTCGGCGGGAACGGCCTGTTCGGCACTGACCCAGTGAATCACGCCGCCCGCCCTGGCATCCTCGTCCAGCAGGGTGGCCCGGATGTGGGTGACCTGCCCCGTGCCGTCGGTTTCAAAGCTGTCCGCGCGGATGATGCCCGCGCCGCGCAGCCGGACCGTGCCGCCGGGCGTCAGGCGCCGGAACCCCTTGGGCGGATCAGCGCTGAAGTCCTCGCGCTCGATGTACAGCTCACGGCTCAGGGGCACGTCCCGAACCGCCCGCTCCGGGGATACGCGCTCGCCCGTGGGCAGCGCCACCAGCCCGTCGGGGGAGGCTGCCACCACGTCATGTGGCCAGTACGGCACGCTCAGGCGGCGCTCTGCGTCCAGTCCCTGCAAGGTCACGCGCACCGGGTCCAGCACCGCCATCACGCGCGGCGCCCGGTGGTTCAGGTCGTCGCGCACCGCGTTCTCGTAGACGGCAATGTCCACGGTGCGGTTGGTGCGGCTGACCCCGATCGCGCTGGCAAAGGCCTTGACCGCCTCCGGCGTGACCCCCAGGCGCCGCTGGGCGCGCAGGGTGGGCATGCGGGGATCATCCCAGCCGCTGACCACGCCGCTCTGGACCAGCTGGCGCAGCTTGCGTTTGGACACCACGGTGTATTCCAGGCTGCGCCGCCCGAACTCGTACTGGTGGGGGCGCGGCGAGAACGCCAGACGTTCCATCAGCCAGTCGTAGATGGCGCGGTTGTCCACGAATTCCAGGCTGCACATGCTGTGTGTAACGCCCTCGATGGCGTCCTGCAGCGGGTGCTGGAAGTCGTACATGGGATAGATGCACCACGCGTCGCCCGCGCGGTAATGCCACGCCCGCAGGATGCGGTACAGCACCGGGTCGCGCAGCTTCATGTTGGGGCTGCTCAGGTCAATCCTGGCCCGCAGCACGTGGGCGCCGTCCTCGAACTCTCCGGCCCGCATGCGGCGGAACAGATCCAGGTTCTCGGCCACGCTTCGGTCCCGGTAGGCACTCGGGGTGCCGGGCGTGCGGGGGTCGCCGCGCAAGCGCGCCATCTCGTCGCCGCTCACGCTGTCCACGTACGCGTCGCCCTGGGTGATCAGCTGCTCGGCGTAGGCGTAGTAGCGCTCGAAGTTGTCCGAGGCGTAGTACAGGTGTTCGCCCCAGTCCCAGCCCAGCCAGCGCAGATCGTCGATGATGGCGTCGGCAAACTCCTGGGACTCGCCTTCCGGATTGGTGTCGTCCAGCCGCAGGTGGTAGCGGCCTCCGTACTGCACAGCGGTCTGGAAATCCAGAAACGAGGCGAAGGTGTGGCCCAGGTGCGCGTAGCCGTTGGGCTCGGGCGGAAAGCGGGTCACGATCTGCGCGTACCGGCCTTCTTGCAGGTCACGCTCAATGATCTCGGTGATGAAGTTGGAGGCCACCCGCGTGGGCGCAGCGGTGGAGTGGGGCGAGGTGTCCGGCGCGGTCATAACCTTCAGCATACCCGCGCTGTGGCGGGCAAAGTGGAGGGCGGTCCGCAGTGGGGGGCAGTGGGCGCGGGCGCGGTCGGGCGTGGGGAGGTCAGGACCAGTTCGCCTCCCCGCGCTTTCTGTGGCCGCCGTGCCCCGGTGGGATCAGGCCGCCGGCTGTTCCGGGCCGCCGCCCTCGCCCTCTGCCGCGCGCCGGCCCCGGGAGGAACGTTCGGCGGGCGCCTCGGTCGGGGCAGCCGGAGACGTCCCGGCGGGGGCCACGGCAATGCGGGCCAGGGTGTCCGCAAAGGCCTTCAGGGCGTCGCCGCCCTCCAGGTCGGCCACCGCGCGGGCATTCAGCGCGCCGAGTTCCTCGCGGGTCACGGCGTATTCAGGGGCGTCGTGGCCCTTGAGGCCCTGCAGCACCCGGTACGCGGTGGCGGCCTCGATCCGAGCACCCTTGGTGGTCGTCAGGCCCGAATCGCTGAGCATGTCCGCGCCGATCAGGGTGATCTGATTGGGGCTGATCAGGGTCACGCGGTCGCCGCGTTCCTCCATGTGGGCGGCCAGCTGCAACAACCCCCGCAGGTCGAGCATCTGGTGGAAGAGGTCGAGGTGGGCCAGCATCGCACCTGCTTTCTTGAGGGTGTCCATGCCTGCATTATTCTGTTTTCAGCGTAAATGTCAAGGGGTGTTCTTGAAAATCGCCGGGTGGTCCCGGTTCCGGCAGCGTGGGTGCCCGGAAACGCGGCGGGAGAGGTTCGTTCCCGCCGCGTTTCCGGGGCCGTTCTCAGTTGCCGATCTCGCTGCTGCCGGTCAGGGTCACCTTGACCTGCAGGGTGCGCTCGTCGCGCCGCACGGTCAGGATGATGGTGTCGCCCGGCGCGTACGCCCGCACGGCGTACTGGAACTCGCTGAAGTTCAGGATGCGTTTGCCGTTCACGGCGGTCACGATGTCTCCCGAGACGCGCTGCGACTGGTCGTTGAGGACCAGGGGCTTGAGGCCGGCCTTCTCGGCGGGCCCTCCCGGCGACAGCGAGGTGAAGAACGCTCCGGGAGTGTCGCCCAGTTTGAGCAGTCCGCTGAGCCGTTTGAAGTTCTCGGCGTCCAGAGCGAACAGCGCGTCAAAGGGCTGACTCAGGTAGATGCCGATGACCGGGGCATCCTTCTTGACCCCCTGGCGCAGCTCGGCCAGGCGGGTGTCGCTGGCTGTGACCGGCACGGCGAACGACGCCGAGTCGCCCGCCCGGCTCAGGCTGATGTAGCTGACCACCCCGGTGACCTCGCCCCGGGTGTTGAGGACCGGGCCACCGCTGTCGCCGGGAACGAGCGGGGCGTTCATCTGCAGGGTACCGGGGGGAAAGTCGGCGCGTCCGGCGTCGGCGTTCACGCCAGTCAGGCGGCCGGATTTGTCCAGCAGAAAGGCTCCCCCGCCGTTGCCGACGGCGAGCAGCGCGTCGCCCACGCTGGGCCCCGAGGCGGCCAGCGGCAGAAAGGGCGTGCCCCGCGGGACCGCCACCCGCAGCAGCGCCAGATCGTCCTGATCGCTGTAGCCCACGACCTCCACCGGGTAGCGCTTTTTGTCCAGCGTCTGGGCGCTGAGCGTCCGGGCCCGGGCCACCACGTGGTAGGCCGTCAGGGCCAGTCCATCGGCCGAGATCAGGACCGCCGAGCCGATGCCGTCAGGCTCGACGCAGTTGGTGGGCACACACTGCTCGATGCGCAGCGTGGCGGGCCGCACCTTGGTGAACAGGGCCTTGAGCATCTGCCGTTCCATGTCCGTGAGCGGCTTGGCCGTGTTGCTCTGGCTGTCCGTGACCGCACCGTTCTGGGTGCGCCGCTGGCCCAGCTCGGTTCCCTGAACAGGCGGAACCTTTGCCTGCGGGGCTGTTTGCGCCTGAACCAGTCCGGCGGGCCCACCCAGGCCGCCCAGCAGCGTGCCGGACAGCAGCAGGAGGCGAAGGTGGAACATCCGGCCCTGGCGGTGCTGGCGCGGAAGGCGGCCTGGTGTGGCGTTCATGATTCATTGTGCGTGGTGAAGGCAGAGGGGGTCTGTGGCAGGACTTTCCATTGTTGTTTACCGCGAGTCCACAGTGTTTGCCCGCCTGCTTTTTGCCTGTAGCAGGAGATACAGACGCCCTCCGGCCCTCCCTCAGGATGGACCGCGCCCGCTGTCCTCCGGCGGCTCCGGGGCGAACAGGGAGGGGGTGGGGGTCAGGCCCAGCCGGCGCTCGATCAGCGTGCCCAGCCGCGCCAGGATGCCGGGGCCGCTCCAGCCGGTCACGCAGGCGGCGGCGAGCAGCAGCGCCGGATCCACGCCGTGGGGTATGGCGGCCGTGAGCAGCGCAACCACTGTCAGGGCAGCGATGCCGGCAGCCACCCCCAGCGCCGCCGCCATGCGCACGTGCGGCGGCGCGTTCTGGGCAAGCAGCCGCGCGAGCTGGGTGACACCACCCGCCGCGAACGCCGCTCCCAGCAGCGGCGCAAGACCCAACAGCGAGGCGAGGACGGGAGGGGAAGCGGACATAGGAACCTCCGGAAAAGAACCCGATTCGAGCAGAATCCGAGTCCGTTCTCTGCCGCATACGTAATCGGGGCTTTACAGTAATATGTCTATAGACATAAAGCAAGGAGCTGGAACTCAATCCGGTCTTCACGGTTCCGCTAGAGTCGGGGCATGGAGTATGCCGCCTCGACCGTTCCTCAGGGGTCCGCCCAGCCGGCTGCCCTTCCGCCGGCGGAAGCCACGCTGGGCCGCTGGCTGCTGGAGCGGCGGCTGGCGCTGGGACTGCAGCAGGGGCAGGTCAGTGCCCGCACGCTGCAACACGGCGGGGAGCCGGGCCGGGTCACGCAGCCGTACCTCAGCCGCCTGGAACGCGGCGCCCGGCCGCTGGGCGCGCTGACTGCCCCCCGCCAGGACGCCCTGCGGCGGGCGCTGGAGATTCCGGCGGGCGAGTGGGTGGCCCGTACCGGTCTGCCGCTGCTCGCGCCGGTGCCCGGCGAGGACGTGCTCGGAACGCTGGAACTGGTGCGCGTGCCGGTGCGGGCGCTGGCGAGCGCGGGCCTGCCGTTCGCCGAGGACGCGGCCAGCGTCATTGACCACGAACTCGTGCCGCTGCGCGACCACCGCCCCGGCATGCTCGTGCTGGAAGTCCAGGGCGAGTCCATGACCACCGACACGGGGGGCCTGCGCCCCGGCGACCGCATCTATGTGGATCCCGGCGACCTGGACCTGCGCGAGGGCCGCATCTATGTCCTGCACGTGCCGGGACTGGGGCTGACCGTCAAGCGGCTGCGCAGCTACGGCGGCCCGGTGTGGTTGACCAGCGACAACCCTGACCACCCTCCGGTCAAGCCTGAGGAAGTCACGGTGGTGGGCCGGGTGTACTACCACCAGCCGCGCGGCCACCGGCTGTAGACCGGCGCTACAGTACCCCCGTGTCCGAGCCCGCGATCCCGCCTGCCGCCTGCACCACCGTCTTTGTCTACGGCACCCTGATGCCCGGCGAGCGCAACGCCCACATCGCCGCGCTGGGGGGAAGCTTCAGCGCCCAGCGCGCGGTCCTGTCGGGCCACCGGTTGCTGCACCTGCATCCCGAGGCCTACCCCGCGGTGGTTCCCGGGGAACCGGGAGACACGGTGCAGGGGCACGCCCTGACCTACCCGCCCACCGACTGGGCGGTCGCCCTGCCGTTTCTGGATGAACTGGAGGGCGTGGAGGAGGCGCCGCCCCTGTACCTGCGGCGGCAGGTCCCCCTGACCCTGGAGGACGGTTCCCCCGGGTCCGCGTGGGTCTATCTGTACGCCCTGGAGGACCGGCTGACCCGGCCCGGCGTGTGGCCGGTGCCCGGCGGCGACTGGCGCAGCGTGCCCGACCGGACGCGCACGGCGGAGAGCGACCGCTGAGCACACAGCAACAGGCCGCCTCCCTACTGGGAGGCGGCCTGCGACCAGAAAGGGACTTTAGCGAACGATGCGCTGGCCGCGGCGGATCTTGAGCTGATCCGTCAGGGCGATGTACTCGTCGTAGCTGGTGCGCTCAAGGTACTTCAGCAGGCGGCGGCGCTGGCCGTTGAGCAGCTGCAGGCCGCGCTGGCCGTGCTTGTCCTTCTTGTTGGCGGTCAGGTGAACACTCAGGTTGCTGATGCGCTCGGTGAGCAGCGCGATCTGCACGGCGGTGCTGCCGGTGTCCTTGTCGCTCTTGGCGTGGGCCTGGATGGTCTTTTTCTTGTCGATCATAGTAGAACCTCTCTTGCTTTATGAAAGTCCCGCGCGCGTCAGCCCGGAGAAAATCCACCGTTGTCCCTGCAGGGTGCCCTGGCAAGGGTCCGGCGGCTCCAACCGTTCGCGGCGGCAAACGCGAAGATACCACACCCGTCTGTCCGCGCAAGACCCCACGTCTTGACACAGTGGGGAGAGCACCCCTACTATTGCTGTCGCCCTCGTTGGACGTGTGCTCGGGTGGCGGAATTGGTAGACGCGCACGCTTGAGGGGCGTGTAGCTTAGCTGTGTGGGTTCAAGTCCCATCCCGAGCACCAGAACATAAGATCAGCGCCGGACTCTCCTGGGGGTTCGGCGCTGACCATTTGCCGGAGCCGCGCGGCTCCGTATCTCCGGGGCTTTGCCCCAGCTGCGGGAGCGTGCTATCGTTTGCGGCGCATTGCTGGCGCAACGCAGCGCGAACGCTCGAACCTGGTCAGGGCCGGAAGGCAGCAGCCATAAGGGATGATTCGTGGGTGCCGTTGCTCACCGGCAATGCTTTTTTGTTGCCCTGATGTGTTGCCCCGCAACGAAACCCAGGCCAACTTCAGCACCCAGGCCGTCTCCCCAGGCCGCCTCAGCGCGTCTTGGGCTGCAGCACCAGCGCCTGCGTTTCGCGGACCACCGCCAGCTCGCGCAGCCGCCCGGCGTCCAGATCGCCCGCCCCGGCCAGCGCCTCGGCCTTGCGGCGGTCCACGCTCGCTACCTCCAGCGTGGCGGCGTCCCCGAACACCTCGCGAAAGCGCTCCAGCGGATACTCCACCCGGCGCGAGACCTTCAGGACCGCGCGGTACAGGTCGGTCTCGGCGTGCTCCCCGCCGGCCAGCGTCGCCTTGAGCTGCGCCGCCAGCGCCTCGCGTTCGGCTTCCAGGCCCTGAATGGTGTCGCGGAGCGTGGCATAGCGTTCCAGCAGTTCCTGCGGGCTCAGCTCCTCGCCCGCCGCCTCGTCCTGAACATTGCCGTGGATGTCGGTCATGGTCCGAGGATAGGACGGCGGCGCGCCGCAGCGGATAAGATTGATCGCGATGACCGACCACGAACCGGCCCAGCCCACCACCGTCCTGAAGGCCACCGAGCTGGAGCGCCGCATCCTGGATGCCGTGCGCCGGGGGGCGAGCATGGAGGACATTGCGGCCCTGCGGCACCACACCGATGTCCAGACCCCCGAGGGCGCCATCGAGGCCCTCAAGGACGGCAACGCCCGCTTTTTCGGTGGCCGCAGTGCGCGTCCGGAACTGGGTGTCAATGAACGCCGCGCGCAGATCATGGGCCAGTCGCCCTACGCCGCGGTGCTCGCCTGCAGCGACAGCCGCGTGCCGGTGGAACTGGTGTTCGACGTGGGCTTGGGCGACCTGTTCGTGGTGCGCGTGGCGGGCAACGTGGTGGGCGAGGCGGGACTGGGCACGCTGGAGTACGCCATCGAGCATCTGAACGTGCATCTGGTGATGGTGATGGGTCACGAGGCCTGCGGCGCGGTGGCCGCCGCCCTGCTGCCCCCCGAGAAGATCGCGCAGGAGCCCGAGAACCTCCAGAGCCTGATCCACAAGATCACGCCGAGCATCGAGCACCTGCCGCCCATCCGCGACAAGAAGGCCCGGATGCGCGAGGCGGTTCTGAACAACGTCCGCCATCAGGTGCATGTGCTGCGCCAGCAGAGCGTGATTCAGGCGGCCGAGGCGCGGGGCCAGATCCGCGTGATCGGCGGCTTCTACGAGATCGGCAGCGGCGCGGTGGACTTCCTGACCGACGAGGCCGACCTGCAGCCCTGAGGCCCGGCGGCCCCAGGGCACACAGGGCGCGGGGCGTGGACCGGGAGATCCCCGAATCACGCCCCGATGCTCCGGCCGGCGTCAGATCACAAACTCGCCCGCGCGCATCACCGGCTCGCGGGTGCCGTCTTGGGTGATGCCCGTCACGTCCATCTCGCCGCTGCCGATCATCCAGTCCACGTGGGTCAGGCTATCGTTGCCGCCCTTGGCCATGAACTGTTCGGTGGTCAGATCCACGCCCCCCTTTACATTGAAGCGGTACGCGTTGCCGATGGCGATGTGCGAGGCCGCGTTCTCGTCATACAGGGTGTTGAAAAAGAACATTCCGGAGCGGGAAATCGGGCTGCTGTGCGGCACCAGGGCCACCTCGCCCAGACGGTGGCTGCCCTCGTCGGTGTCGATCATCTTGTCCAGGGCGGCCTGACCGTTGCGGGCAGTGGCGCGGGTGATGCGCCCGTCCTTGAATTCGATGCGGATGCCGTCGAGCAGCGTGCCGTTGTACGACAGCGGCTTGGTGCTGACCACCACGCCGTCCACCCGTTCCCGGTGCGGAGCGGTCCAGACCTCCTCGGTGGGAATGTTGGCGGTGAAGGTGATGCCGCCGGGGGTATCGGCCGCGCCGCCACCCCAGACGTGGTCCTCGGCCAGCCCCACGGTCAGGTCGGTCTCGCCCCCCTGAAAGTGCAGCGCGGCGTACTGCTTTTCGGTGAGCAGTTCGCGGCGGCGCTGCAGGTTCGCGAGGTGCTCCTGCCACGCGGTCACCGGATCGGGCTGGTCGGCGCGGGTCGCGGCGAAGATGGCGTCCCACTGCTGGCTTATGGCCTCCTCGGCACTGGCGTCGGGGAACATCAACGCCGCCCAGCCGGGAATGGGCGCGCTGATCAGGTTCCAGTTCAGGCGGTTGGTCATGACCTGTTCGGTGTAGGGCCGGCGGTAGGCCGCCAGCGCGCGCTGGTGCGTCGCCACGCGCCCGGCGTCCACGCCGCCCAGGAGGTTGGGGTTGGTGGCGCGAATGGCGATCACGGCCCCGCCCGCCTGGGCGGTTTCGATCTCGGCGTCCACCCGCCACTTGCTGAGGGTCTCGAAGCTGCCGTCCGGGGCGAGCTCGAAGCGGGCGAGCTGCACGTCGTCATCGTCCCAGCGCACGTCTACAAAGGACGCGCCCGCCGCGTAGGCCTCGCGCACCACGGCGCGGGCAAGCTGGGCAGTGTCCACCGGGGCCTGCACGAGCACGCGCTGGCCCTTGCGCACCCCCAGGCCCACCCGCACGGCCAGCCGCGCATAGTTGTTCAGTTTCTCCTCAAAGGTCAGGGTCATGGCCACGAGGATAACGCGGGCAACGCGCAAGGCGGATGGCACAAAGCTCAGCGGGACCCAAAGAAAAAAGCTCCCGCATGGGGAGCTTTTCCGGGATGGAACCTGCTTAGACGGCCAGCACCTGACGGCCATCGTAATAGCCGCAGCTGGGGCAGATGTGGTGCGAGAGCTTCTTGCTGTGGCAGTGGGGGCACTCGGTCAGGTTGGGGGCGGTCAGCGCGTGGTGGCTGCGGCGCATGTCGCGCTTGCTCTTGCTGGTCTTCTTTTTGGGAACGGGATGCTTAGCCATGTTCTTTTCTCCTGGGCCGCACGGCGTCTCCCGCCGGGGCGCGGTTCTCGCTCACCCGAAAGGGGGGGAGAAGCGAGACAACAGCGGGGAGTATAGCACGCAGCCCTCCGTCTTTTGAACCGCTGTTGGGCTACAGTGCGCGCGTGCACGAATTGCTGCCGCCCATCACCCTGGAAACCGGGTTGCACTGGCTCGACCTGATCGGCGTGCTGGCCTTCGCGCTGTCCGGAGCGCTGCTGGGGGTCCGCAAGCGCTTTGACCTGTTCGGGGTGCTGGTGCTGGGGTGCGTCACGGCGGTGGGGGGCGGGGCCATCCGCGACACCCTGACCGGTCAGACGCCACCGCTGTTCCTGCGCGACGAGACCTACTTGTACGCGGCGCTGCTCGGGGCGGCGCTGGCCTTTGCCTTCGGCGAGCGGCTGGCCCGCTTCGAGCGCACCCTCAGCGTGTTCGACTCGGCGGGTCTGGCGCTGTTCGCCGCGAGCGGAGCGCTGGGGGCCATCAATTTCGGGCTGGGGCCGCTGGGCGTGGTGTTCACCGGGGCCATCAGCGGCGTGGGCGGCGGCATCATCCGTGACCTGATTGCCAATGAGGTGCCGGAGGTGATGTACCGCCGCGACCAGCTGTATGCCACGGCGGCGGCGGCCGGCGCGTTCACGGTGTGGGCGCTGCACCCGCACGTCACGCCGTTTCAATCCCAGCTGGGCGGGGTGGTGGTGGTGATCGCCCTGCGCTGGATCTCACGCCGGGGCTGGGCGAGGCTGCCGGTGCGGCGGCTGTCGGGCGAGTAGGGAAGGAGCAGGCCACCGAACGGTGTGCTTCTGCGTTCCGGCCCACCATCCCGCCCGCCGCCACACGCTAGAACCCGCCCATGATCCATGATTCGCGCGTTCAGCCGCTGCGGCCCGGAACGCCCGCACGGGGGGGCTTCGTGTTGCTGTGGGTGCAAGCGGGCGTACGCACGCGCGACAACCACGCGCTGGAATACGCCGTGCGGCAGGCCAATGAACGGAAGGTACCGCTGGTGGCCGTCTTTGGCCTGACCCCCGATTACCCGGAGGCCAACGCCCGTCACTTTCAGTACCTGCTTGAGGGCCTGCGGGATCTGCGCGTCAATCTGGCGGCGCGTGGCATCCTGCTGTCCATCCGCACCGGCAAGCCGCCCGAGGTCGCGCTCACGGCGGCGCGGGAGGGCGCGGCCCTGGTCGTCACCGATGTGGGCTACCTCAACCTTCAGCGGGCATGGCGCGACTGGTTAAAGGCCCACCTGAATGTTCCCTTCGTGCAGGTCGAGTCCGAGGCCGTGATTCCGGTGCATACGGTCAGCCGCCGGCTGGAATACGCGGCGCGGACCATCCGACCAAAAGTGCAGCGGCTGTGGCACGAGTATCTGGTGCCGCTGGAGGAACACGAGTTGCAGGTGCAGACGGACGACTG from Deinococcus aerophilus includes these protein-coding regions:
- a CDS encoding aminopeptidase encodes the protein MTLTFEEKLNNYARLAVRVGLGVRKGQRVLVQAPVDTAQLARAVVREAYAAGASFVDVRWDDDDVQLARFELAPDGSFETLSKWRVDAEIETAQAGGAVIAIRATNPNLLGGVDAGRVATHQRALAAYRRPYTEQVMTNRLNWNLISAPIPGWAALMFPDASAEEAISQQWDAIFAATRADQPDPVTAWQEHLANLQRRRELLTEKQYAALHFQGGETDLTVGLAEDHVWGGGAADTPGGITFTANIPTEEVWTAPHRERVDGVVVSTKPLSYNGTLLDGIRIEFKDGRITRATARNGQAALDKMIDTDEGSHRLGEVALVPHSSPISRSGMFFFNTLYDENAASHIAIGNAYRFNVKGGVDLTTEQFMAKGGNDSLTHVDWMIGSGEMDVTGITQDGTREPVMRAGEFVI
- the rpmF gene encoding 50S ribosomal protein L32, which translates into the protein MAKHPVPKKKTSKSKRDMRRSHHALTAPNLTECPHCHSKKLSHHICPSCGYYDGRQVLAV
- a CDS encoding trimeric intracellular cation channel family protein; the protein is MHELLPPITLETGLHWLDLIGVLAFALSGALLGVRKRFDLFGVLVLGCVTAVGGGAIRDTLTGQTPPLFLRDETYLYAALLGAALAFAFGERLARFERTLSVFDSAGLALFAASGALGAINFGLGPLGVVFTGAISGVGGGIIRDLIANEVPEVMYRRDQLYATAAAAGAFTVWALHPHVTPFQSQLGGVVVVIALRWISRRGWARLPVRRLSGE